In one Agathobacter rectalis ATCC 33656 genomic region, the following are encoded:
- a CDS encoding ABC transporter ATP-binding protein — translation MLKAENLTLNVDDEGGKKCLLNNISFQVEDGEMLVITGPNGGGKSTLAKTLIGIQTPDSGKIILDGQDITELDINHRANAGIGFAFQQPPRFKGMTVMKLLKLAAKDELSDKECCDLLTAVGLCAKDYIYRQIDGTLSGGEMKRIEIASVLAKEHSLCIFDEPEAGIDLWSFSMLIQKFEEIHTEKKQSLIVISHQEKIINMADRIMIIDGGEIKKIGTKDEVLPYLNGVQKCHKCVERLEGRA, via the coding sequence GTGCTTAAAGCAGAAAATTTAACTTTAAACGTAGATGATGAGGGCGGAAAGAAATGCCTTCTGAACAATATATCATTTCAGGTAGAGGACGGAGAAATGCTTGTCATCACCGGACCAAACGGAGGTGGAAAATCCACTCTGGCAAAGACCCTGATAGGTATTCAGACACCGGACAGCGGAAAGATTATACTTGACGGACAGGATATCACAGAGCTTGACATCAATCACAGGGCAAATGCGGGAATAGGCTTTGCATTCCAGCAGCCACCGAGATTTAAGGGAATGACAGTCATGAAGCTGCTCAAGCTCGCAGCAAAGGATGAGCTTTCAGACAAGGAGTGCTGCGACCTTCTCACCGCGGTAGGACTCTGTGCAAAGGATTACATTTACCGCCAGATTGACGGCACACTCTCAGGTGGAGAGATGAAGAGAATTGAGATTGCATCAGTGCTTGCCAAGGAGCATTCGCTTTGCATATTTGACGAGCCGGAGGCGGGAATCGATCTGTGGAGCTTTTCAATGCTCATACAGAAATTTGAGGAAATCCATACTGAGAAAAAGCAGAGCCTCATAGTGATTTCACATCAGGAGAAAATCATAAATATGGCAGACCGCATCATGATAATTGATGGCGGAGAAATCAAGAAAATCGGCACAAAGGACGAGGTGCTGCCTTATCTCAATGGTGTACAGAAATGTCACAAATGCGTAGAGAGACTGGAGGGAAGAGCATAA
- the trxA gene encoding thioredoxin → MVKKINSSEFEQVKNNKAIIVDFSAEWCGPCKMLAPVMEQLSDEITDVEFYNIDVDENPDLAREYRIMNIPAVIAIKGGQVAGQQIGLVSKDDMKGFIEGVF, encoded by the coding sequence ATGGTAAAGAAGATTAATAGCAGTGAATTTGAACAGGTTAAAAATAATAAGGCTATCATTGTTGATTTTTCGGCAGAGTGGTGCGGTCCATGCAAGATGCTTGCGCCGGTAATGGAGCAGCTTTCTGATGAAATCACAGATGTGGAGTTTTACAATATTGATGTGGACGAGAATCCTGATCTGGCAAGAGAGTATCGTATAATGAATATTCCGGCAGTTATTGCAATCAAGGGCGGTCAGGTTGCCGGTCAGCAGATTGGTCTTGTGTCTAAGGATGATATGAAAGGCTTTATAGAGGGAGTATTCTAA
- a CDS encoding GNAT family N-acetyltransferase gives MIIKDIEFKLKDGRTAILRSANEKDAKALIEYMKKSTGETDFLLRTPEECETRTIEQEIDFINSCNLSDTHTLLVCEADGKIAGNCMVWWNKRAKTGHRANVAIGLLSEFWNQGIGTRMFREMIKIAESNPNILQMELDFIEGNSRARALYEKMGFRITGIKFNSIRQNDGTLCNEYSMIREISR, from the coding sequence ATGATAATAAAAGATATCGAATTTAAATTAAAAGACGGCAGAACTGCCATTTTGCGAAGTGCAAATGAAAAGGATGCCAAAGCTCTTATAGAGTACATGAAAAAGTCAACCGGTGAAACGGATTTCTTACTGAGGACACCGGAAGAATGTGAGACCCGGACCATCGAGCAGGAGATTGATTTCATAAATAGCTGCAATTTGTCGGATACACATACGCTGCTGGTTTGTGAAGCAGATGGAAAAATTGCCGGAAATTGCATGGTCTGGTGGAATAAACGCGCGAAAACCGGACACAGGGCAAATGTGGCAATCGGTTTGCTGAGCGAATTCTGGAATCAGGGGATCGGAACGAGAATGTTCCGGGAAATGATAAAAATAGCAGAAAGCAATCCGAATATATTGCAGATGGAATTGGATTTTATTGAGGGCAATAGCAGGGCGAGAGCACTTTATGAGAAGATGGGCTTCAGGATAACTGGCATCAAATTTAATTCTATCAGACAAAATGACGGAACCTTGTGCAATGAGTATTCAATGATAAGGGAAATTAGTAGATAA
- a CDS encoding energy-coupling factor transporter ATPase: MGIIKTSKLVHEFIRRDEEGNVESITTALDNVNLDIKEGQFIAILGHNGSGKSTLAKHINALLAPSDGTIWVDGMDVSKEENVIPVRKSAGMVFQNPDNQIIANVVEEDVGFGPENIGVPTDEIWQRVDYALRAVGMTKYRTHSPNKLSGGQKQRVAIAGVVAMEPKCIVFDEPTAMLDPNGRKEVIATAHELNKKKGVTIILITHYMEEVVGADHVYVMEKGKVVMDGTPREIFSRVDELKEHRLDVPQVTLVADELKKAGLDIPDGILTREELVNALVALKNR; this comes from the coding sequence ATGGGCATAATTAAAACAAGCAAATTAGTACATGAATTTATACGAAGAGACGAGGAAGGCAATGTAGAGTCAATCACTACAGCACTCGACAACGTAAACCTCGACATAAAAGAGGGACAGTTTATTGCAATCCTCGGTCACAATGGTTCAGGAAAATCAACTCTTGCAAAGCATATCAATGCACTTCTTGCGCCGAGCGACGGCACCATATGGGTGGATGGCATGGATGTGTCAAAGGAAGAGAATGTCATACCTGTCAGGAAAAGTGCAGGTATGGTTTTCCAGAATCCCGACAATCAGATTATCGCCAATGTCGTGGAGGAGGATGTGGGCTTTGGACCTGAGAATATCGGTGTGCCGACAGATGAAATCTGGCAGCGCGTGGACTATGCACTAAGGGCTGTCGGTATGACAAAGTACCGCACACATTCACCGAACAAGCTCTCCGGAGGACAGAAGCAGCGTGTGGCAATCGCGGGAGTTGTGGCAATGGAGCCAAAATGCATAGTATTTGACGAGCCTACAGCCATGCTTGACCCAAACGGCCGCAAGGAGGTCATAGCCACAGCACATGAGCTCAATAAGAAAAAGGGCGTGACCATCATTCTCATCACCCATTACATGGAGGAGGTGGTCGGCGCAGACCATGTCTATGTCATGGAAAAGGGTAAGGTGGTCATGGACGGCACACCGCGTGAGATTTTTTCAAGGGTGGACGAGCTGAAGGAACACAGGCTTGATGTGCCGCAGGTGACACTGGTAGCTGATGAGCTCAAAAAGGCAGGGCTTGATATCCCTGATGGAATCCTGACGAGAGAAGAACTTGTAAATGCGCTTGTTGCGCTGAAAAACAGATAG
- a CDS encoding SufB/SufD family protein: MVKLDNVTEGVLDVINDNKFSQTGAFNLRENGTSICHGDSEHIKIKKKTDKPGIDIYIDGKTDGEAVYIPVVLSKSGMTDLVYNDFYVEDGADVRIVAGCGIHNSGCNESRHDGIHTFHVGKNANVRYEEKHYGEGNGTGARVLNPVTNIFVGENSVFTLDTAQIKGVDSTVRETNVELGKDAKLYVTERLMTDGEQKAESNIEVQLNGEDSSAQIVSRSVGKGNSVQTFHPNAIGNSKCQAHIQCDSIIMDHAEVGSIPEIRAKNIDAAIIHEAAIGRINDEQLLKLRTLGLTEEEAEEVIIQNFLN; the protein is encoded by the coding sequence ATGGTAAAGCTTGACAACGTAACAGAGGGCGTATTGGACGTCATAAATGATAATAAATTCAGTCAGACCGGTGCCTTTAATCTGCGTGAAAACGGCACATCAATCTGCCACGGAGACAGCGAGCACATCAAGATAAAGAAAAAGACGGACAAGCCCGGCATTGATATTTATATTGATGGAAAGACGGACGGAGAGGCTGTCTATATCCCTGTAGTACTCAGCAAATCAGGTATGACAGACCTTGTATACAATGATTTCTATGTGGAGGATGGCGCAGATGTAAGGATTGTGGCAGGCTGCGGAATCCACAACAGCGGCTGCAACGAGAGCAGACACGACGGCATCCATACCTTCCATGTAGGCAAAAATGCGAATGTACGATATGAGGAAAAGCACTACGGCGAGGGAAACGGAACAGGTGCGAGAGTGCTCAACCCTGTAACAAATATATTTGTGGGTGAGAATTCTGTTTTCACTCTCGATACAGCACAGATAAAGGGTGTTGATTCTACAGTCCGTGAGACCAATGTGGAGCTTGGAAAGGACGCAAAGCTCTATGTCACAGAGCGTCTCATGACAGATGGAGAGCAGAAGGCGGAGTCAAATATCGAGGTGCAGTTAAACGGAGAGGACAGCTCTGCACAGATTGTTTCCAGATCCGTAGGAAAAGGTAACTCAGTCCAGACCTTCCATCCGAATGCCATCGGCAACAGCAAATGCCAGGCTCATATCCAGTGTGATTCTATCATCATGGATCATGCAGAGGTCGGTTCAATCCCTGAAATCAGGGCAAAAAATATCGATGCGGCTATCATACATGAGGCAGCAATCGGCAGGATAAATGACGAGCAGCTTCTCAAGCTCCGTACACTCGGACTTACAGAGGAAGAGGCAGAGGAAGTTATCATACAGAATTTCTTAAACTAA
- a CDS encoding tRNA (cytidine(34)-2'-O)-methyltransferase, whose amino-acid sequence MAKLNIVLHEPEIPANTGNIGRTCVATGTRLHLIEPLGFSLSEKALKRAGMDYWKDLDVTTYVDWEDFLERNPGAKIYYATTKGRHVYSDAHFEPDCYIMFGKESAGIPEEILKEHPDECIRIPMIGETRSLNLSNSVAIVLYEALRQNNFDHMRLEGELHHLSWDD is encoded by the coding sequence ATGGCAAAGCTGAACATAGTGTTACATGAGCCGGAAATTCCGGCAAATACGGGAAATATCGGAAGAACCTGCGTCGCGACAGGCACGAGGCTTCATCTTATAGAGCCGCTTGGATTCTCACTTTCAGAGAAGGCACTAAAGAGAGCCGGAATGGATTACTGGAAGGACCTCGACGTCACCACATATGTGGACTGGGAGGATTTCCTTGAGAGAAATCCGGGCGCAAAGATATATTATGCGACAACAAAGGGCAGACATGTGTACTCTGATGCTCATTTTGAGCCAGACTGCTATATTATGTTTGGCAAGGAAAGCGCAGGCATTCCGGAGGAGATACTAAAGGAGCATCCGGATGAGTGCATCAGGATACCGATGATAGGTGAGACAAGGTCACTTAATTTGTCAAATTCAGTAGCTATCGTGCTCTACGAGGCATTGAGACAGAATAATTTTGATCATATGAGGCTTGAGGGAGAGCTTCATCACCTGAGCTGGGATGACTAA
- the rpsI gene encoding 30S ribosomal protein S9: protein MATTKYYGTGRRKSSVARVYLVPGTGKITINKRDIDEYLGLETLKVVVRQPLVATETVDKFDVLVNVRGGGYTGQAGAIRHGIARALLQVDSEYRPVLKSAGFLTRDPRMKERKKYGLKAARRAPQFSKR, encoded by the coding sequence TTGGCTACTACAAAGTATTACGGAACAGGAAGAAGAAAATCATCTGTTGCTAGAGTATATTTAGTACCTGGAACAGGAAAGATTACAATCAATAAAAGAGATATCGATGAGTACCTTGGTCTTGAGACATTAAAGGTAGTTGTTCGCCAGCCATTAGTTGCAACTGAGACAGTTGACAAGTTCGACGTTTTAGTTAACGTTCGTGGTGGTGGATACACAGGACAGGCCGGAGCAATCCGTCATGGAATCGCTCGTGCACTCCTTCAGGTAGATTCAGAGTACAGACCGGTTCTTAAGTCTGCTGGATTCTTAACACGTGATCCACGTATGAAAGAGCGTAAGAAATACGGTCTCAAAGCAGCTCGTAGAGCTCCACAGTTCTCTAAGAGATAA
- a CDS encoding MBOAT family O-acyltransferase yields MELISLKYAIFVIALLVLYYCFPKKYRWYVLLAGSMAYYVIICKWYVLFIIFTICTTYGSTIWIDKLLKKQNAIVKSHKEDWDRQTRKEYKEKGRKKRVAVMLFALLCNFGILAFLKYIPYAGELGLLLPLGISFYTFQSMGYVMDVYREIVEPEKNFLKVALFVSFFPQIIQGPIAIYDKLAGQLYEGHSLRLENLQKGALLVLWGVMKKLVIADRAVNIINFVMDKPMDFSGTYVFFAAVVYALQLYADFSGGIDIVRGIAEMFGITMSTNFNHPYFSRSLTEYWHRWHMTLGDWCRNYIFYPLSISKRFLNFGKWLKPRFGAHISKVLPGCIASVITFIVIGVWHGANMKYLYFGLWNGIVIMLAELFAPVNKKVAGGFFKLTGLREKGIFATIVSVLWTFMLILVGYYFDIAANASTAFHMLFKSVTDFHISELGINNIILNLGACGLDEYDILLLIICTLLWFFISFVEENKKLDMRDFILSRKLPLRWAIIYLGIFIVIIFGYYGPGVNPADFVYMQF; encoded by the coding sequence ATGGAACTCATTTCATTAAAATATGCGATATTTGTAATAGCATTGCTTGTACTATATTATTGCTTTCCGAAGAAATACCGCTGGTATGTGCTTCTGGCGGGAAGCATGGCATACTATGTGATTATATGTAAGTGGTATGTGCTTTTTATCATTTTCACAATATGCACCACCTATGGCTCAACAATATGGATTGACAAGCTGTTAAAGAAGCAGAATGCCATCGTAAAAAGCCACAAGGAGGACTGGGACAGGCAGACCAGAAAGGAATACAAGGAAAAGGGCAGAAAAAAGAGAGTGGCAGTCATGCTTTTTGCGCTGCTTTGCAATTTCGGCATTCTGGCATTCCTTAAATATATACCATATGCGGGGGAGCTTGGACTTTTGCTTCCACTTGGCATATCCTTCTACACCTTCCAGTCCATGGGCTATGTGATGGATGTATACAGGGAAATTGTCGAGCCTGAAAAGAATTTCCTTAAGGTAGCGCTGTTTGTATCATTTTTCCCTCAGATAATACAGGGACCGATTGCGATATATGATAAACTTGCGGGACAGCTTTACGAGGGACATTCCCTGAGACTTGAAAATCTGCAAAAGGGTGCGCTTCTGGTGCTCTGGGGAGTAATGAAAAAGCTTGTGATAGCAGACCGCGCGGTAAATATCATCAATTTTGTGATGGATAAGCCGATGGATTTTTCGGGCACCTATGTATTTTTTGCGGCAGTAGTGTATGCGCTGCAGCTATATGCGGATTTCTCGGGAGGAATCGATATAGTGCGCGGTATTGCGGAGATGTTTGGCATAACAATGTCAACAAACTTCAATCATCCGTATTTTTCGCGCTCACTCACAGAGTACTGGCACCGCTGGCATATGACTCTTGGAGACTGGTGCAGAAACTATATCTTCTACCCACTTTCAATCTCAAAGCGTTTCCTGAACTTTGGCAAATGGCTAAAGCCGAGATTTGGTGCGCATATCAGTAAGGTGCTTCCGGGCTGCATCGCGAGTGTCATCACATTTATCGTCATCGGAGTATGGCACGGTGCCAATATGAAATACCTGTATTTCGGACTTTGGAACGGCATTGTAATCATGCTTGCAGAGCTTTTTGCTCCGGTAAACAAAAAGGTGGCAGGCGGCTTTTTTAAGCTGACCGGCCTCAGGGAAAAGGGTATATTTGCAACGATTGTATCAGTGCTTTGGACCTTTATGCTCATACTGGTAGGCTACTATTTTGATATAGCTGCAAATGCGTCGACTGCATTTCACATGCTTTTTAAATCAGTCACGGATTTCCATATCAGCGAGCTTGGAATAAACAACATCATTTTAAATCTCGGAGCATGCGGACTGGACGAGTACGATATACTTTTACTTATAATATGTACTCTGCTGTGGTTCTTTATCAGCTTCGTTGAGGAAAATAAAAAGCTCGATATGCGCGATTTCATACTTTCAAGAAAGCTGCCGCTTCGCTGGGCGATAATATATCTTGGCATCTTTATAGTAATAATATTCGGTTACTACGGACCGGGAGTGAATCCGGCTGATTTTGTATATATGCAGTTTTAA
- a CDS encoding aminopeptidase P N-terminal domain-containing protein, whose amino-acid sequence MDFESRRQRILDKMEDNSIAILYSGIEHHVSADEYDLFTAQANRNFFYLTGLRRDNMVLVLDKCVEPAKTMLFIEEADPTMERWYGRKVTMEEAEEISGIDEIEYIYELESTLDRIMTREDVYTAYFDTYRHQKVDLPDYNVVKANEFRTDYPGVAVKNLFPLVAEERMQKDEDEIELTKKAIALTKDGLCNVMANLKPGMKEYQAQADFEYIIRRGGAEWTAFPTIAGSGMNGTMLHYDTNRETMEDGTLVLLDLGARIDGYNSDITRTYPVNGRFTERQKQVYDIVLAANRKIVEVAKPGMTTKELNEVCKDVLADGLMKLGLIKNSVEISKYYMHGVSHHLGIDVHDVTVDSNSRLRPGAIISDEPGLYIDEWEIGIRIEDDVLITEDGAVCLSEDIIRTTEDIEAYMAEHKKN is encoded by the coding sequence ATGGATTTTGAAAGCAGAAGACAAAGAATTTTAGACAAGATGGAGGACAATTCTATAGCAATATTGTACTCAGGCATCGAGCACCATGTGAGTGCAGATGAGTATGATTTATTTACAGCACAGGCTAACCGTAATTTCTTCTATCTGACCGGACTTAGACGTGACAACATGGTCCTTGTCCTGGATAAATGTGTAGAGCCTGCTAAGACGATGCTCTTCATAGAGGAGGCAGACCCTACGATGGAGCGCTGGTACGGCAGAAAGGTGACTATGGAGGAAGCCGAGGAAATATCAGGAATTGATGAGATAGAATATATTTATGAGCTTGAGAGCACACTGGACAGGATAATGACGCGTGAGGATGTATACACAGCATATTTCGACACGTATCGTCATCAGAAAGTGGATTTGCCGGATTACAATGTGGTAAAAGCCAATGAATTTCGGACAGATTATCCGGGAGTTGCTGTGAAGAATCTTTTCCCGCTTGTGGCAGAGGAGCGTATGCAGAAGGATGAGGATGAGATTGAGCTGACCAAAAAGGCAATCGCTCTCACAAAGGACGGACTCTGCAATGTGATGGCTAATTTAAAGCCGGGCATGAAGGAATATCAGGCACAGGCAGATTTTGAATATATCATAAGACGCGGTGGGGCAGAGTGGACAGCTTTTCCTACAATTGCCGGAAGCGGAATGAATGGAACGATGCTTCACTATGACACAAATCGTGAGACGATGGAGGATGGAACACTGGTGCTTCTTGACCTTGGAGCCAGAATAGATGGCTACAATTCGGATATTACGAGAACATATCCGGTAAATGGCAGGTTCACCGAGCGCCAGAAACAGGTATATGATATTGTGCTTGCCGCAAACCGAAAGATTGTCGAGGTTGCAAAGCCGGGAATGACTACAAAGGAATTAAATGAAGTATGTAAGGATGTGCTTGCAGACGGGCTTATGAAGCTTGGACTGATAAAGAATTCGGTAGAGATTTCTAAGTATTACATGCATGGCGTGTCACACCATCTGGGAATTGATGTGCATGACGTGACAGTTGACTCAAACAGCAGGCTTCGTCCGGGGGCAATCATCAGTGATGAGCCGGGGCTGTATATAGATGAATGGGAAATTGGTATCAGGATTGAGGATGATGTACTTATCACCGAGGATGGTGCAGTGTGTCTGTCGGAGGATATCATCAGAACCACAGAGGATATAGAGGCCTACATGGCAGAGCACAAAAAGAATTAA
- a CDS encoding energy-coupling factor transporter transmembrane component T family protein codes for MIRDITIGQYYPAQSPIHKLDPRVKLFATLIYIIALFSYKGIAGVLFIVAALAAVIKISKVPFKFMVKGLKSIIILLLFTACFSVFFTQGEYTIWEYGILHISDTGLINAATMMIRLVLLIIGTSLMTLTTTPNQLTDGLEKSLGFLNKIHVPVHAIAMMMSIALRFIPILIEETDKIMKAQMARGADFEHGNIIKRAKSMVPLLVPLFVSAFRRADDLAMAMEARCYNGGEGRTKMKPLVYEKDDKIAYLFIFAFLAVVIVLRILLPVNLGNLIFR; via the coding sequence ATGATTCGTGATATTACCATAGGCCAGTATTATCCGGCTCAGTCGCCAATACATAAACTGGACCCAAGAGTAAAGCTTTTCGCAACACTTATATATATTATTGCGCTGTTTTCCTACAAGGGAATAGCCGGTGTGCTGTTTATAGTTGCCGCGCTTGCCGCAGTTATAAAGATTTCGAAGGTGCCCTTTAAGTTCATGGTAAAGGGACTCAAATCCATTATAATACTGCTGCTTTTTACAGCATGCTTCAGCGTGTTTTTCACACAGGGAGAGTACACAATCTGGGAGTACGGTATACTGCACATTTCTGACACCGGACTGATAAATGCAGCAACCATGATGATACGACTTGTGCTGCTCATTATAGGAACCTCGCTCATGACACTCACCACCACACCAAACCAGCTCACGGACGGTCTTGAGAAATCACTGGGCTTTTTAAACAAAATACATGTTCCGGTGCATGCGATAGCCATGATGATGTCGATAGCGCTTCGTTTTATTCCAATCCTTATTGAGGAGACGGACAAAATAATGAAAGCACAGATGGCAAGAGGAGCTGATTTTGAGCATGGAAATATCATAAAAAGAGCAAAGAGCATGGTGCCTCTTTTAGTGCCTCTTTTCGTATCGGCATTCAGGCGTGCGGATGACCTCGCAATGGCCATGGAGGCCAGATGCTACAATGGTGGAGAGGGCAGGACAAAGATGAAGCCGCTCGTATATGAAAAGGACGATAAAATAGCATATCTTTTCATATTTGCTTTTTTAGCGGTTGTGATAGTGCTTAGAATCCTTCTGCCGGTGAATCTGGGCAATCTTATTTTCAGATAG
- the truA gene encoding tRNA pseudouridine(38-40) synthase TruA produces the protein MRVKMIVAYDGTNYCGWQIQPNGITIEQVLNEHLSRLLKEDIKVTGASRTDAGVHSLGNVCMFDTNTRMPAEKISYALNQKLPEDIVVVDSCEVSDDFHPRFSKSRKTYEYRILNARFRNPTRRLDTYFYHYPLDTEKMSEAAKYLIGEHDFASFCSANSQAQTTVRTIYDCTVSKAGDIITIRVTGNGFLYNMVRIIAGTLVKIGGSDMPADAMKDIIATTDRAAAGPTAPAHGLTMIGLKYE, from the coding sequence ATGCGTGTAAAAATGATTGTAGCCTACGATGGCACAAATTACTGCGGCTGGCAGATACAGCCAAACGGCATAACAATTGAGCAGGTATTAAACGAGCACCTGAGCCGCCTGTTAAAGGAGGATATAAAGGTGACAGGAGCAAGCCGCACCGATGCGGGAGTGCATTCACTTGGAAATGTGTGTATGTTTGACACCAATACCCGCATGCCGGCGGAAAAGATATCGTATGCACTGAATCAGAAGCTGCCGGAGGATATAGTGGTGGTCGATTCCTGTGAGGTAAGCGATGATTTTCATCCACGCTTCTCAAAGAGCCGTAAAACCTATGAATACCGCATATTAAATGCGAGGTTCAGAAATCCGACACGCAGGCTTGACACATATTTCTATCATTATCCGCTTGACACAGAAAAGATGAGTGAGGCTGCAAAATATCTTATAGGAGAGCATGATTTTGCAAGCTTCTGCTCGGCAAACTCGCAGGCACAGACCACAGTCCGCACGATATATGACTGTACGGTGTCAAAGGCCGGTGACATCATCACAATACGTGTGACAGGAAACGGCTTTTTATACAATATGGTGCGCATAATCGCAGGAACACTTGTGAAGATAGGTGGAAGCGATATGCCGGCCGATGCGATGAAGGACATAATAGCCACAACAGACAGGGCAGCAGCAGGTCCTACAGCCCCGGCACATGGGCTTACAATGATAGGACTCAAGTACGAGTAA
- the rplM gene encoding 50S ribosomal protein L13, whose product MKTFMASPATIDRKWYVVDAEGKTLGRLASEVAKVLRGKNKAIFTPHIDTGDYVIVVNADKVKVTGKKLDQKIYYHHSDYIGGMKETTLREMMNKHPERVIEYAVKGMLPKGPLGRQMYTKLFVYAGPDHKHAAQKPETLEF is encoded by the coding sequence ATGAAAACATTTATGGCTAGTCCTGCTACAATCGACAGAAAATGGTACGTAGTAGACGCTGAAGGTAAGACATTAGGACGTTTAGCATCAGAAGTTGCTAAAGTATTAAGAGGAAAGAATAAAGCAATCTTTACACCACACATTGACACAGGTGATTATGTAATCGTTGTCAATGCTGACAAGGTTAAGGTTACTGGTAAGAAATTAGACCAGAAGATTTACTATCATCACTCAGATTATATCGGTGGTATGAAAGAGACAACATTAAGAGAGATGATGAACAAGCACCCAGAGCGCGTTATCGAGTACGCTGTAAAGGGAATGCTTCCAAAGGGACCTCTTGGACGTCAGATGTATACAAAGTTATTCGTATACGCTGGACCAGATCACAAACATGCAGCTCAGAAGCCTGAGACATTAGAGTTTTAA
- a CDS encoding energy-coupling factor transporter ATPase — translation MSIILDHINYCYSADSAYKVQALKDVSLEINDGEFIGIIGHTGSGKSTLIQHMNGLLKATSGHIYYNGQDIYDNDYDLSKLRHKVGMVFQYPEHQLFETTNFEDVCFGPKNQGLDRKTVELRAYEALQNVHFPEDLYYQPPFDLSGGQKRRVAIAGVLAMHPDVLILDEPTAGLDPAGRDEILGLLLQMKKDLGITIILVSHSMEDVAEYVDRIIVMNSGEVMFDGVPKEVFSHYKELEAVGLAAPQVTYLMHDLAEKGIPVDLSATTVAEARDSILKAFK, via the coding sequence ATGTCAATAATTCTAGATCACATAAACTATTGCTACAGTGCCGACTCAGCCTACAAGGTGCAGGCACTTAAGGATGTAAGCCTTGAGATAAATGATGGAGAGTTTATTGGAATAATCGGTCACACCGGTTCGGGAAAATCCACACTTATCCAGCATATGAACGGCCTTTTGAAGGCGACAAGCGGTCATATATACTACAATGGACAGGATATATATGATAATGATTATGATTTAAGCAAGCTGCGTCACAAGGTGGGGATGGTGTTCCAGTATCCGGAGCATCAGCTTTTTGAGACAACCAACTTTGAGGATGTATGCTTTGGACCGAAAAATCAGGGGCTCGATAGAAAAACAGTGGAGCTAAGAGCCTATGAGGCACTGCAGAATGTACATTTTCCGGAGGATCTCTACTATCAGCCGCCATTTGATTTGTCCGGAGGACAAAAAAGGCGTGTAGCCATAGCAGGAGTACTTGCAATGCACCCTGACGTACTCATACTCGATGAGCCGACAGCGGGACTGGATCCTGCGGGCAGAGATGAGATACTGGGACTGCTTTTACAGATGAAAAAGGATCTAGGTATTACAATCATACTCGTATCACACAGCATGGAGGATGTTGCGGAGTATGTGGATCGCATCATTGTTATGAATTCAGGAGAGGTGATGTTTGACGGAGTGCCGAAGGAGGTATTCTCACACTACAAGGAGCTCGAGGCAGTCGGACTTGCAGCACCGCAGGTCACATATCTGATGCATGATCTGGCGGAAAAGGGTATACCGGTTGACCTTTCGGCAACGACAGTTGCGGAGGCGAGGGACTCAATACTAAAAGCCTTTAAATAG